One stretch of Suricata suricatta isolate VVHF042 chromosome 13, meerkat_22Aug2017_6uvM2_HiC, whole genome shotgun sequence DNA includes these proteins:
- the SWI5 gene encoding DNA repair protein SWI5 homolog → MASITQAYCLCLRPPRGSGVGPGLTQDACAARYLTVAGLRHKLPVTCRPGRPLSHHRPGPSITADAPETGAPNPRAQKRPSPKSGQADGASEDSLHLDIQKLKEKRDLLDKEISQFISEGYSVDELEDHISRLHEYNDIKDAGQMLLGKLAVIRGVTTKELYPEFGLDMND, encoded by the exons ATGGCTTCAATCACCCAAGCCTATTG CCTCTGTCTCCGCCCACCTCGGGGGAgcggggtggggcctgggctcaCTCAGGATGCGTGCGCAGCTCGCTACCTGACCGTTGCCGGTCTCCGTCACAAGCTTCCGGTTACCTGCCGGCCCGGGAGGCCGCTCTCCCACCACCGTCCTGGACCCTCCATCACTGCAGACGCCCCCGAGACGGGGGCCCCGAACCCCAGGGCTCAGAAG CGGCCATCTCCCAAGTCTGGCCAGGCTGATGGAGCCAGTGAGGATTCTCTGCACCTTGACATTCAGAAACTGAAGGAGAAGAGGGACCTGCTGGACAAAGAGATCTCCCAATTCATATCTGA AGGCTACAGCGTGGATGAACTGGAGGACCACATCTCGCGGCTCCACGAGTACAATGACATCAAGGATGCGGGCCAGATGCTGCTGGGCAAGCTGG CTGTCATCCGAGGTGTCACCACCAAAGAGCTGTATCCAGAATTTGGCTTGGACATGAATGACTGA